AATGTTACAACTCAAATAATTAAtggaaatgaaaaaaatatatttattaatatttatggtTTTCAATTCACctcaaataataatgtttattttgaATGTAAAGTTAAAACATGTATTCAACCTTGTTTTGTTAAAGTGAGTTAgcaaatattttcttttctactaatttaattatacttttttttttctagcaATGTGAGAATAATACCAAAACTATatcaaaagaagaaaaaaatgaaaaagaatttaccaatattattgttaaatatatgttGGAAATAAAACCATAATTAgaactttataaataataaactttaattaaaatataacgatatgttattgaaaatcactaattaaaaatccatatctttttataaacttaaaAGTTTGATCGTTTTAACagtaataaattaacatatttttcatttttgttCTGATATAAAGAGAggaaattgttttttaacaTCATCCCATGTATATGTAGTAGAATTACACAATTTATGAATAACTTCAGCAACTACTAATAATTCAAGTCGAACTTGTTCTGTTGTGGCTGCATTTCTAAGTGTTACTGTGTGAGGTTCTTTTTCTGATTCAAAATCTACAGTTATTCCAAATGGAATACCAATTTCATCTGTACGAGCATATCTTCTACCAATGGAACCAGCGGAATCATCAATTTTGTAAGTTAAACCAAATGCTGTAATAAGTTGAACAACAGATTCAATAATTGGTTCAAATCTTTCATTACTAGAAATAGGAAGAATTGAACATTTGATTGGAGCAATTAATGGTGGTAATTGAAGGAAATTTCTTTGTTCATCACCTTCTCTTGTTCTAAAACTATGCTCGAGAACAGCATACATAACTCTACCAATACCAAATGATGGTTCAATGACAGATGGAGTAACTTCCTCAACATGAATTGTTTTTTCAAATGGTTTAACAGTAAGCATATCTTTTGACAATTTTGCTAAACCATCAGATGTTTCAATTTCATATTCCTTTGATTGATTAAGAGTTTCAtctacttttttaatttcttctaTACTTAAAGATCCAATTTTAGCAAGAATTTCTTTCGAAgttttcttataatttttaccAATAATTGACTTATTTGGAACAATCTCTAAAccactaatttttttaggtGCATCTAGTTTTCTTTCAGCACTAAGTTTAACATTTGTTGCATTGGCATGTTGTGTAAGATCATAACAAGATCTATCAGCATGTCCAGCACATTCAATCCATCCATAAGATGTTAAAATTTCAGCATCCCAACAATCTTTAGCATAATGAGCCATTTCATTAGCCATATGTTGACGGAAACGTAATTTAGTTTCATCGACACCAACTTTCAAAAGATAAAGATTAGTACGAGCCATATAGTAACCAAGAGTTTCATTGTCAACAATTCCTTTTTCAACAGCTTCACCAATAGTCATTCTAGTAAAACTTTTACCATCCATTTGTGCATCAGCAGAGAACAAATTCATCATCATATccttaacttttttaaatttaggAAGAGATTTATTTTCAGGATCTACAAAATGTTCAATTTCACACATTGTAAATTCTCTAACTCTAATGAGACCTTGTCTTGGAGAAATTTCATTTCTAAAACCGGCTCCAATTTGAGCTGCGGCAAATGGCAATTTTCCAGCATTAAATTCAagtaatcttttaaaattaacaaaaataccTTGTGCAGTTTCTGGCCTAAGG
This Strongyloides ratti genome assembly S_ratti_ED321, chromosome : 2 DNA region includes the following protein-coding sequences:
- a CDS encoding Glycine--tRNA ligase — encoded protein: MSFSLTKSFLKFTFRCNNTISVRLLCTKPFYKVPKAANAKVTQRKSLENQAKITKKFKQRLSDYLRTMATPEIEAKLAPLRAAVKEYADIIRELKANNAPQNDIAKAVVELKARKKKLEDTEIELMPKDAAFDRPKLEDLLKRRFFYDQSFAIYGGVSGLYDYGPMGCALKQNMLQVWRNHFIIEDSMLEVECSMLTPSPVFKASGHVDRFVDWMVKDVKTGECFRADHLIKNHAEKLKSDKKTSNEVKAELEDILNRLDGFDNNDMQNVIKKYDFKSPITGNDLTEPQAFNLMFPTEIGPTGDFKAYLRPETAQGIFVNFKRLLEFNAGKLPFAAAQIGAGFRNEISPRQGLIRVREFTMCEIEHFVDPENKSLPKFKKVKDMMMNLFSADAQMDGKSFTRMTIGEAVEKGIVDNETLGYYMARTNLYLLKVGVDETKLRFRQHMANEMAHYAKDCWDAEILTSYGWIECAGHADRSCYDLTQHANATNVKLSAERKLDAPKKISGLEIVPNKSIIGKNYKKTSKEILAKIGSLSIEEIKKVDETLNQSKEYEIETSDGLAKLSKDMLTVKPFEKTIHVEEVTPSVIEPSFGIGRVMYAVLEHSFRTREGDEQRNFLQLPPLIAPIKCSILPISSNERFEPIIESVVQLITAFGLTYKIDDSAGSIGRRYARTDEIGIPFGITVDFESEKEPHTVTLRNAATTEQVRLELLVVAEVIHKLCNSTTYTWDDVKKQFPLFISEQK